CAGACGAAGTTCCTGGTCTTCTCACCAGGAGCCTATCGGAACTGGAGCAAAGAAAAAGATTGTCAAAAGTCAAGACAAGCGAAATGCATATAGCGCTGACAATCGGTACCAAGAAAGATATAAAGATACGAGTACTGAAACTGATCGACCCAGAAATAGAGAAAGAAACTTGACATCTGTATCTACAtctagtttagatttttttactgAAGGAGAGAGAATGGTATCAGAGCTTTGTAATATACCTGACCCAAATTCTAGACACGACATGAGTAACCAAAAATCTAACCAAAAAAGGTCACCCATTGaggaagataaaaataaatctactgGATTATCTGATGTTTTGTTGACAGCTTTGGATAAAATTGTAATTCATGACCAGATTCCTAATCAGATTGTTCAATTGGCAATAGAAGCTTGCACCGATGCTGAAAACATAGCAATTGCTCATCATAATAGACcttgctttaaaaatattcactcAATATGTGCCAAAACCAGATCTAACGTACAGAAACCAGATAGTGCAGTAGCAAACTTGCATTCCCAAGGAATACCATgggtgataaaaaatttcatattttcgtTTGTGAGAATTTTAGATGGTTGGAAAGGAGTGAAGGAGTTACTAAGTGAAAAACATGACACGTTTTCGAGAATCGAAAACAAATACTACAGTCCAAATATCAGAGAGTGTTTTGTGCAATGGCAGGCTGTTACGAAAGAAATGCTCACGCATATTTACAAGACATTTAAATGTCTCGACCACGGATTTACAATGgaacaaaaaagttttacacATAATTACTATGCCACCAATTCAGCAGCCCCTAGACatcaaaaccaaaacaaatttCAACCAGCTAAAGCACATGTTACTACTCCTAGACATATCAATGCCTCTCCTCAACCATACAGTGTAATACAACCGCCGTGGATACAAAACCAATCTACATCGGTGTCACAAAATTATAGTGACAGCCCATGGTCAGCAAGATCTCATgtcacttataaaaaaaatccagtagTACCATCACATTGTTCTCAAAATTTCTATCCCCTGAATGAACACAATGAAATCGAAAACTTTCCAAAAGGTCAGTACAAATGTGAGCCTTGTGTTATTCGTGAAACAAAACCGCGACAATCTTGGACGATTACGAATGTTCCTGATTATCGGAATGTAGAAAGTGTTTGCCATCCTGATCAAAGGGATATATATACACAATTAAAACATAAGATGGATGCTGAATTAGGTAAACCATCCAGTCAAACAACTATGGTAAATATGCCCTGCGACTTACTACAACGTCGGGATATGGAGCTCAAAGCTAAAATGATTCCTTTAAGTCATGTTGAGAAGACATTGATACCTAGTATGGCATCGGCCGCTGATATGCGAAGTtgttatttgcaaaaaaataacagttgTGGCGATACTAAAGAAGAGACGGAGTTTTTTGCAGCGTGGGGTCAGATAGTCCAAAAAGAATCTAGTGATTTTTTGACTCATCATATTCACAATATTCAAGTACCATCGAGTATTGTGACGATCTCTAATAATATTTCTGGCCCCGTGCAATTTATTGACCTTGAAAATGATGAGTTCCATGAAATGTCTAAAGTATATATGAAGCCTGGCAGTTATAAAGTACCGATAAAACCAGCAGAGCCAATGATACCGTTTACGCAAAGTGCATCACAAGATGTCGTTTACGACACTGACGACACGTCTTCTTTAAAAGTAAAAGATCCATTTTCACAAGTTACATTAGCACCTCAGCCAAAGTATAATATAGAATCATGGCCGTGTTTAATGACCAGACGAGCTGATGAAATACTCATAAACGACCAAAAATCCTTAGCAAGACCTTCTGTGCCCGGCTTCCATATGCGAGGTATTGAACCTCTGGAAATAATAACCTCTGATCGAGCATGGGAAGCAGCTAAACAGTCAGCCCCAAAATTAATGGATTTTATTCATGAAGGATCAAAGTCAGATACTGCAAGGCTCTACGACGCATTAGGATTGACTGCTAATGAAGAATCTACCGAAGAGcctaaaaaatcaaaatttaatattgagCAAAGCGATGCCTGGTCGGCGATACTTTTGTCTAGTCAGTTTATGTCAAAACAAACATCGTCAATGTGGGATCAAACCTCAAGTAATCAGGAGtgcatgcaaaataaaaatgacgACAGTGTTGATTTAACAGacgatatattaaaacataaaccTGGCGACGAACAAAATTCCACTGAAATCGAAAATCTAGCTGACATAGATGCTAGTAAAAatgatcaaattaaaaaaaacccacgTTGTCCTAATTTCGATCAGACTGGGAATTATGTAAAAGATGAAAATCAAAAGAAAACTAGCGGAAAACCAAAAGTAGCTGTGTATGGTACTTGGTATCACCCTAAAAAGAAGAAACCTTTAACAAGCACAATTGTTAAAAAGTTTGAATCGGTAATTTATCAACTCTCTCAGTTAAAGGAAGCTGCTTTTATCGAACACGATATGGATATCAAAGTGGTATgtgaataatattattgaagtaaattacttaataataaatttatccgTGTTAGTGCGAATCAGTCGATTTTACTGGCTAATTCGAGTAATCTAATTACTGACATTACCGACTGATATTACCGACTTTTGAAATCCGACTCTTGAGAAGATTCTTAAGAGATTGAGTTCTCAGTCCGTTACTTAAGTCCACATACCGCATTTCAACCTAATTTGAGCCGCAAGACCGCATTTGAGCTTAGGCTCTCTTTTACACTTGTAAGACTACTTGCGATGttgtcaaattatttatattgtatgatTG
The sequence above is a segment of the Pararge aegeria chromosome 17, ilParAegt1.1, whole genome shotgun sequence genome. Coding sequences within it:
- the LOC120630944 gene encoding uncharacterized protein LOC120630944 — its product is MQEYGGGTSNKSGEFRDGAERGQDGFPSQQQYGTQKNYGSNRDLSNQNITTYSRVATGIYEVTASQNYENQNTRYNQLSVPTFSSPPNSPLIGLVFDPTAPNYSGSNVMTDHINADRRSSWSSHQEPIGTGAKKKIVKSQDKRNAYSADNRYQERYKDTSTETDRPRNRERNLTSVSTSSLDFFTEGERMVSELCNIPDPNSRHDMSNQKSNQKRSPIEEDKNKSTGLSDVLLTALDKIVIHDQIPNQIVQLAIEACTDAENIAIAHHNRPCFKNIHSICAKTRSNVQKPDSAVANLHSQGIPWVIKNFIFSFVRILDGWKGVKELLSEKHDTFSRIENKYYSPNIRECFVQWQAVTKEMLTHIYKTFKCLDHGFTMEQKSFTHNYYATNSAAPRHQNQNKFQPAKAHVTTPRHINASPQPYSVIQPPWIQNQSTSVSQNYSDSPWSARSHVTYKKNPVVPSHCSQNFYPLNEHNEIENFPKGQYKCEPCVIRETKPRQSWTITNVPDYRNVESVCHPDQRDIYTQLKHKMDAELGKPSSQTTMVNMPCDLLQRRDMELKAKMIPLSHVEKTLIPSMASAADMRSCYLQKNNSCGDTKEETEFFAAWGQIVQKESSDFLTHHIHNIQVPSSIVTISNNISGPVQFIDLENDEFHEMSKVYMKPGSYKVPIKPAEPMIPFTQSASQDVVYDTDDTSSLKVKDPFSQVTLAPQPKYNIESWPCLMTRRADEILINDQKSLARPSVPGFHMRGIEPLEIITSDRAWEAAKQSAPKLMDFIHEGSKSDTARLYDALGLTANEESTEEPKKSKFNIEQSDAWSAILLSSQFMSKQTSSMWDQTSSNQECMQNKNDDSVDLTDDILKHKPGDEQNSTEIENLADIDASKNDQIKKNPRCPNFDQTGNYVKDENQKKTSGKPKVAVYGTWYHPKKKKPLTSTIVKKFESVIYQLSQLKEAAFIEHDMDIKVAPRFYEVVKYPMCLNDISTKLKNSAYTEYDQVVQDCRRIFNNVRLYLKTYPDIVMKKNVSKVSIEFEKILSEEFSNKCDLKNKPCDANKKPVKENETHKAEAQKDEFKKDSIQREKNYK